In Desulfoferula mesophila, the genomic window AACCAAATCCACGCCGGCCACCTCCAGGCCCAGGGCCTGGGCGGCCCGGACGGCCAGGCGCCCCGCCTCGCCGTCCGTCTCCAGGGAGCGGGCGCGGCCCCCCAGGTGCACGTTGGCCCGGAACTCTCCCGGCGGCGGGGTAAGCTCCACCGCCGCCGCGGCCCGGCCGCCCACCACCAGCACCCGGATGTCGCGCCGATCCTGGGGGGGCAGGTAGCGCTGCAACAAGATCCCCCGGCGCTGGCGCAGCCACAGGCGGCGGGCCAGGTCGGCCTCGGCCTCGCCCAGCAGCAGGGCCACCCCGCGCCCCTGGCGGCCCTGGGGCAGCTTGGCCACCAGGGGGTAGCCCCCCAGGCGCTCCACCGCCGCCGCCCAGGCCTGGGGGCGGTTGATGAAAACCGTGTCCGGCACCTTGATCCCCGCCGCGCTCAGGGTTTGCAGGCAGCGGTCCTTGAAGCTGGCCGTCTCTACCGCCGCGGGGCGATTGACGAGCCGGCAGCCCAAGAGCTCCAGGTGGCGCAGCAACAACAGGGTGTAGGGGCTGATGGTGGAGCCCACCCGGGGAAAGGCCAGCGTGGGCGCCGGCCGCCCTTCCAGCAGCCCGGCCCCCTCCCCGGTCAGGGCGCACCAGGTGTGGAAGGGGTGCAAAAGCTCCAAGCTCAGGCCACGGGAACGGGCGGCCTCGATCAGGCGTCGGTTGGGGTGGTAGTCCTTCCCCTGCACGCTGATCACCGCCAGGCGCATGGCTCTAACTCTCCTCCCCCAGCTCCGGGTCCTGGTCTCGGGGCATCCATATCTGCATGGGCTTGTCCAGGCGCTTACTGTAATAGGTGAGCGCCAACCGCTGGCCGTTGCGGGCCAAAAGCTTCTGTCCGGGCAGATTGTCTTGGCCGGTGATGATGATCATCTTGCGGCCCTCCGACCTGGCGATGACCCCCCGCACCAGGGCATTGCTCACCCCGGTGCCCCGGTATTCGGGGCGGATGGAGATGTAGCCGCGTTCGGTGTAGCCGGTGAGATCCAGGCCGGACTGCTCCTTGAGGCTGGCCACGTACTCCGGCCTCAAACGCTTGAGGGTGTCCGTGCCCACGATCACCCCCTCTTCGCTGGCATAGGAAACCAGATAGGCGTTGGCCAGGTTGAAGCGCAGCCACTGCGGCTTAACCTTGCCCGCCGCCAAAACCAGCAGGGCGATCTCCTCCAGCACCTCGGGGGCGATGTCCTCTGGCTTGGCGAATACGTAGGTCAGATTTTCCCCCAGGCGGTAGACCTCCTCGCCCGTCGGGCGCACCCGCCAGTGGCGGACCGCGTCGCAGCCGTGGCGATCCAGATAGAGCAGAAGATGGGCCGGGACGGCCAACTGGCGCCACAAGGGGCCGCCGGGCAAGGGGGCCACCTGGCGGTAGGCCTCGGCCCTGGGTTCGCCGATACGGCTCCGGGGGTGGGGCGACCAGGGCCAGAGCACGGGCCGCGACCAGGAGTGGACCGTATGGGGATTGGAGCCCACGAAGTCCAGCAGAGCCTGGGCCCAGTCGCCGGAGCCCTCCAGGGGCAGCCGCAAATGGTTCCACAGCCCGGCGCGGGAGGCGGCCAGCAGGCCTTGGCTCACC contains:
- a CDS encoding ATP-grasp domain-containing protein — encoded protein: MRLAVISVQGKDYHPNRRLIEAARSRGLSLELLHPFHTWCALTGEGAGLLEGRPAPTLAFPRVGSTISPYTLLLLRHLELLGCRLVNRPAAVETASFKDRCLQTLSAAGIKVPDTVFINRPQAWAAAVERLGGYPLVAKLPQGRQGRGVALLLGEAEADLARRLWLRQRRGILLQRYLPPQDRRDIRVLVVGGRAAAAVELTPPPGEFRANVHLGGRARSLETDGEAGRLAVRAAQALGLEVAGVDLVRVGDKMYYAMEVNHSPGFQGLEEATGLDVAGLLLDHALKIARET